Sequence from the Corallococcus sp. EGB genome:
CGCAGCAGGCCACGGCGCAGACGCTGGAGCGCCTGGCGCAGGACGTGGCCCTGCGCGAGCGCGTGGCCCCGGAGGTGGCCGCGTGGCTGAAGCGCCGGCCGTGAAGTGAGCGCCACCCGGGAGGGGTGATGTGGAGATCGCTTCTGCTCTTCATGGTCTGGGAGCCTGGGTGCGCGGCCTCCAGCCCCCCTGTGGGCGTCATTCAGCCGCCTCCCGGTGAGCGACTGGAGCACATCACGGGCCCCCTGCCCGGCCATGGCCCCTATCGGACCTATTCCGAAGCGCTGGTGGCAGCCTGCCCGTTGCTCCTGAAGCAGCCCCAGGCCACCGCGGGCCGCCCGGGCGACCAGGAGTTTCCTCTGCGGTGGAAGCTCTCGAAGGAATGATCGCGTTCTCCTCCAAGGGCCATGACCCCACGCAGCTACGCTCACCTGGCTCGATGACACGAACTACCGCATCCAACGGCAGTAGGGGCCACATCGACATGCGCACGCGCACGCTCTTCATCGTGTCCGCCTTCTCCGGAGCTTCAGCCGGGAGGCCCGCCCCTTCGCTTCTTCCATGCCCCGGATGGTGGCACTCGCGCCATGATGCCAGCGCCTCCGTTGGAGCCGAGCCCTCCTCCTGACGGAGGCCCTGGAACCCCATGAAGACCACGCTCACGCCCGAAGCCACCGCCGCCTCCCGTGAGGCCCTGCGCCGCGCCAACGCGGCGTTCACCCAGGCCTACCCGGGTGAATCCTCCCGGCGTCAGCCCGTGCACACCGTCTACGGCGGCGCCCACCTCTTCCGTGCGAACACCGCGCGGAAGATGGGGGACCTGGCGCTCGCGGCGCTGCGCGACTACGCCACCGATGGCTCCCAGCTCGCCCACGGCCTGGGCCTGCCCCAGCGCGGCGGCTTCGCCCAGCGCGTCCATGACCGCGTCGTGGACAAGCTCCAGCGGGAGCCCGTCGAGGACTTCCGCATCGACTTCGAGGACGGCTACGGCCACCGCCCCGACGCCGAAGAGGACGCCCACGCCGTCTCCGCCGCCACGGAGGTGGCCCGCGGCCTGGAACAGGGCTCGCTCCCGCCGTTCATCGGCATCCGCGTGAAGTCCTTCACGGAGGAGCTCTACGCCCGCGCCTCGCGCACCCTGGACATCTTCGTCACCGCGCTGCTGGAGCAATCCGGTGGCAGATTGCCTCCGTCCTTCGTCGTCACCCTGCCCAAGGTCACCGTGCCCGACCAGGTGACCGCCCTGGCCAAGCTGCTGTCGGAGCTGGAGTCCGCCCACCACCTGTCCCCCGGCGCGCTCACCCTGGAGCTCATGGTGGAGACGCCCCAGGCCCTCTTCGACGCGCGCGGCCGGCCGCACCTGCGCTCGCTCGTGGAGGCCGGCGAGGGCCGCTGCTCCCACGTGCACCTGGGCGTCTACGACTACACCGCCGCCCTGGGTATCAGCGCGCACATGCAGCACATGCTCCACCCCGCCTGTGACTCCCTGCGCGACACCGTGCAGGTGCTCCTCGCGGGCAGCGGCGTGCGCCTCTCCGACGGCGCCACCAACGTCATGCCCGTGGGCCCCCACCGCAAGCAGGGCGACGCCGAGCTCCTCCCCACCCAGCGGCGCGAGAACACCGACGCCGTGCACCGCGCGTGGCAGGTGGCGTACCGGCACACGCGCCACTCGCTGGAGCGCGGCTACTACCAGGGCTGGGACCTGCACCCCGCCCAGCTCCCCGTGCGCTACGCCGCCGTCTACGCCTTCTTCCTGGAGGGCCTGGAGCCGGCCTCCCAGCGCCTCAAGGCCTTCGTGGACAAGGCCGCCCAGGCCACCCTGCTGGGCGACGTGTTCGACGACGCCGCCACCGGCCAGGGCCTGCTCAACTTCTTCCTGCGCGGCCTGGCCTGCGGCGCCCTCACGGAGGACGAAGCCCGCGCCTCCGGCCTCACGTTGGAGGAGCTGCGAAGCCGCTCCTTCCGCGCCATCGTGCAGGGGCGCGCGTCACGCTGACGCGGGCGGCTCCGTGGGGGGCGCCGCGTCCCGGTGCCCCAGCCACTCGCGCGCCACCGCCACGTCCACCGCGAGGATGCCCAGGAGGAACAGCCACGGCCCCGGCCGCGAGGACAGGCCCGTCAGCGCCCACACGGTGATGAGCCCCGCGAGCACCGCCGGCACCACCGAGGGCAGCGCCTCCCGAGCACGCCGCACCGACCCCAGCACGCCCAGCGCCAACAGCCCCAGCACCACGCCCGTCGCGCCCAGCCGCCCGCGCCCCGTCCCCGCGCCCTGTCCGGACGGGAGCACCAGCGTGTTGAACCTCCACGTGTCGTTGTCCTGGATGTCCCAGGCGAAGTTGTCGTCGATGGTGATGTTGCGCTCGCGCTGCAAATGCGCCGTGGGCACCAGCGACCACGCCGAGCTCCATGGCAGGAGCAGCCCCACCGCGCACGCCGCCACGCCCGCGAACACCCAGCGCTTCAACCGCACGTCCGCCGGCCGCCACGTGAGCGACGGCTCCGCCAGTGGAGAGGCCTTGAACGCCCGCCACTGCACGAACCCCAGCACCACCGCCGCCAGCACCCACAAGAGCGGCGCCACGCCCAACCCCAGCGAAAGGAACGCCTGCGTCACGGTGAGCGCGGTGAACATCGGCAGGAACGCCGGATGCGCGGCCCGCTTCACCACCGGCTCCAGCGCGTCCGGCAGCTTCCGGCCCGCGGCCACCCACTCGCGCGCGCCCAGCATGCCCGCCCCCACCAGCATCAGCACCGCCCACGGCAGCCCCAGCCCGCCACTGACGAAGGGCAGCACGGGCACCAGCACCGCCGCCGTCACCAGCCCGGAGCCGAGCAGCGGCAGCGAGCCACCTGGCAACCGCTCGCGAAGCCTCGGGTCATCCAGTACGTCCTGCACCGCGCGGCCCGCCGTGTCCGCCGCGCGCTGCGCCTTGTCCGCCACCTCGTCCATCACCGGAGACCCGGGCGCCTCCAGGTCCCCGCCGCAGTGGGGACACGTCCGCGACGTCCGACCTTCAGGGAGCGGCTGACCACAATGCGGGCAGGACATGGCGCGAGTCCTCCTCAGGCGAAACGGGCGCGGACAGCCAGTACCTCGCTGACCGGTGCATCCTCCGTGAACGCGTGGAAGGCCCTCAGGGCTTCACTCCCTGCGCACGCACGGCCGCCTCCAGGCGGGACAGGCCGCGCTGGAGCTCGGCCATCTGGGCCTTGAGCGCATCCACCTCCGCGCTCTTCGCGTTCAACTCCTCCGTGCGACGGGCCAGGGCCTGGATGGCCACCATGTTCACGCCGTCGATGTCCAACAGGCCGATGCTCTTGTCATCCGCGCCCAGGCCGAACGCCGCACGGAAGTCCTGCGCCACCGGGCCCACGTGCCGCACGCCATCGGCCTCGGACTTGTAGCGCCAGCTGTCCACCGGCATCGCCGCCACCTTCGCCAGCACGGCCTCCGCGTCCACGCGGCGGAAGTCCTCCTTCGTGGCCCGGTCCGACGTGCAGCTGAACACGCCCGAGCCCGCCGGCAGATCGCACCCCGTGCTCAAGGTGCTGTTCGTGCGGAAGCGGAACCCGCCCGACGCGCGCGCCAGGAACTGGTTGCTCGCCGTGTTCGCCACCACGGAGTCGGTGATGGAGTTGTCCGCCCAGATGAAGGACCCCTTGAAGCCGCCAGAGGCCGCGCGCTGCCCCAGCGCCATGGAGTAGTCCGCGTTGGCGCTGTTGCGGTAGCCCAGCGCGACGCTGCCCTGCCCCGTGGCCGTGCTGGTGTAGCCCACCGCCATGGAGGTGAAGCCGCTCGCGACGTTGGAGGCGCCGGCGGTGAAGGACGCGGTCCCGCTCGCCGTGTTGGTGGAGCCCATGCATGCCGCGACGACACCAGACGCCGTGCACTGGTCGCCGAACGCGACGGTGCCGTACGCGCTGGCCAGCGTCTTGTTGCCGCCCGCGAAGGACACGAAGCCGATGTTGGCCTCGTCCCACTCCGTGTCGGCATGGCCCACGCGGAAGGCCGCCTTGAACGGGTGCCACATCATCCGGTCCCCGGGGCCCGTGAGGGGGATGGTGCCAATCCCCTGCTCGCCGCGCGCGAGCAGCCCGCCCGCGGAGTCCACCGTGAAGACGCGGTACTTGTCCCAGGTGGGCTCGTTGGTTCCGGACACGCTGTTGCGCACGCGCAAGAGCGGCACCGTGTCCTTCGCGGACGCGCTCGCGTCCAGGAACACCTCCGCGTTCGCCGTCAGCCGGCCGAGCACCTGTCCCGTGCCCGCCACCGCGAACGACGCATCCTGCGGCTCCGTCCCGTTGCGGATGGCCTGCGCCGCGGCGGCGAGGCGCGGATCATTCCCCTCCACCGCCGTGCCCGGCCCGTTTCCGTAGACGACGCTCACCGCCTCGCCGTCGAGCTTCAGCCCCGTGCCCACCTCCACCGGCCCCGGAGGCCCCGCCGGTCCCGCGGGCCCCTGCGCGCCGTCAGCGCCACAGCCGCTGATCAGCAGCCCCACGACACAGCCCAACGCGACGCCGGCTCCTCGGACAAACGACATGCGGTTCTCTCCAGGTGAAGGCCACCCACACTGGCAAAGCGCCGGGTCGGAGACAACCCAGGACCTCCCCGGGAGTCCTGCTGTCCCGGAGAAGCACCGCTACCAGAGCATGTCCTGGTCCTCGGTGACGCCGGGGAGGCTGGACACGCGCAGCTCCTGGCCGCCCACGCGCAGGGTGCCCTCGAAGAAGCCCACGGGCTGGGCGAAGTGGCTCACCACGAGGCGCAGGTTGCGCTCCTCGCGGTGCACGTAGATGGGCTTGAAGCGCAGGTCCACCGCGCCGTCCGCCGTCGTCAGGCGCCACGGGTCCAACAGCTCCTTCGCATCGTACTCGAAGCGCGCGCGGCCCACGGGGTAGAGCCGGTCTCCCAGCCAGACGGCGTTCTCGTTGGCCTCGGTGGCGCCCTCGTTGAAGCCCTCCACCAGGTTGAGCCCCACGGGCGTGCCGTCCGCCAGCCGCCCGGCCGCGAAGGCCCAGCGCCAGGCGGTGTGCCGCGCCAGGTAGCCCTGCGTGTAGTCCATGCCGCCCACGCCGCCATCCAGCCGGAAGCGCCGGCCGCCCGCCTCCAGGCTGCCGAAGGCCAGCAGGCCGCTGCGCTTCTGGGTGACGTTGACCAGCCCGTCGCCCTCCACCGGCGCGATGACGGTGAGAGCCGGCGGGCCCCCCGCCACCAGCAGCTCGCCGTTCCACTGGAACGTCTGGAGCGACTGCGTGCGCATGCGGCTGACGTCCACCTCCACCTGGTAGCGCTCGTCGGCCTCGCCGCGCTTCACGGACATGCGCCCGCCGAGCGTGCGGAAGGCCGCCACCAGCCCCGCCCCCGGCTTGTCGCTCACCTCGGCGAGCGGCCCGGGCACGCCCAGGAAGCTCACGTCACAGAGGGGCTTCTTCTCCTGGAGGTCCACCGCCACCGCGAAGGCATTGGCCGTGTAGCCCAGGTCCACCACCGCGAAGAGGGCCGCCACCTCCTGCGTGGCGACGAAGGTGTAGTGCCAGCGCTTGCGCTTGAGCAGCCGCGTCGTGCGCCCCGGCGCCCACTTCCCCAACAGCCGGGGCAGGTCCACCTCCGGCAGCTCTCCCTGGTACGTGCCGAACCGCGGTTCCCCCTCCGTGGACGCCACCGAGGTCGGGGCGAAGGGCAGCAGGGCTTCTCGTTCACGCTCGAGCGTCATCGCGAAACATATGACGGCACTTCGCCCGCCCTGTCACGCGAACACGCGAACCAAGTTGCGCCCCGACGACACTCAGGGCGCGAGGCGCGGCCGGCCCCCGCCTGCCCGCTAGCTCCTGCCGAAGATGATGCGCTCCTGGCCGAGCAGGCGCGTGGTGAAACGCAGCGCCACCAGCGCCACCGCCACGCAGGACACGAGCGCGAGCAGGAAGGGCACCGGCCCCAGCGACTCCCCGCGCATCACCTCGCCCGCGAGCAGCTCCTGCCCCAGCACCGGCACCGCGAACATCCACGTCTGCGTCTGGATGGGGGACAGGGCCAGCATCATCCCGGGCAGCGTGGGCAGCACCATCAGGAGCGACAGGTACGTCTGCGCCTCCTTGAACGACCGTGCATAGGTGGACACCCACATCTGCACGGCGGACGCGGCGAGCACCAGCGGCAGCACCGCGGCCAGCATGCCCAGCGCGGCGGGCGCGTCGAAGCGGGCGCGCACGCCCAGGTCCTCCAGCGGCACGCGCTTCACCACCAGGAAGTAGCCCACCAGACACAGGAGCACGCCCGCGCCCGCCATCGCGCAGGTGGCCAGCCACTTGCCCGCCACCACCGCGCCGCGCGGGGCGGGGTTGAGGAGCAGGGGCTCCAGCGAGCCGCGTTCACGCTCGCCCGCCATGGTGTCGCTGGCCAGCTGCATGCCGCCCGCGAACGCCGCCATCACCAGGAACAGCGGGATGGTGGTGAGCACCGT
This genomic interval carries:
- a CDS encoding ABC transporter permease → MRGLIATVLRKEVRDHLRDKRTLGSAVMWPLLGPLVFLVMFNVMASWYRQDRPLEMPVVGREHAPSLMAFLERYGAKLSEAPRDYEALVQAGKLDLVLVVPDDYAKDFANGHTAAVRLVVDSSRNKARQSVQRAQRMLGAYSQQTGSQRLFARGVSPELAEPVRVDELDLSTPERTAATVLTTIPLFLVMAAFAGGMQLASDTMAGERERGSLEPLLLNPAPRGAVVAGKWLATCAMAGAGVLLCLVGYFLVVKRVPLEDLGVRARFDAPAALGMLAAVLPLVLAASAVQMWVSTYARSFKEAQTYLSLLMVLPTLPGMMLALSPIQTQTWMFAVPVLGQELLAGEVMRGESLGPVPFLLALVSCVAVALVALRFTTRLLGQERIIFGRS
- a CDS encoding zinc ribbon domain-containing protein, which translates into the protein MSCPHCGQPLPEGRTSRTCPHCGGDLEAPGSPVMDEVADKAQRAADTAGRAVQDVLDDPRLRERLPGGSLPLLGSGLVTAAVLVPVLPFVSGGLGLPWAVLMLVGAGMLGAREWVAAGRKLPDALEPVVKRAAHPAFLPMFTALTVTQAFLSLGLGVAPLLWVLAAVVLGFVQWRAFKASPLAEPSLTWRPADVRLKRWVFAGVAACAVGLLLPWSSAWSLVPTAHLQRERNITIDDNFAWDIQDNDTWRFNTLVLPSGQGAGTGRGRLGATGVVLGLLALGVLGSVRRAREALPSVVPAVLAGLITVWALTGLSSRPGPWLFLLGILAVDVAVAREWLGHRDAAPPTEPPASA
- a CDS encoding tail fiber domain-containing protein — its product is MSFVRGAGVALGCVVGLLISGCGADGAQGPAGPAGPPGPVEVGTGLKLDGEAVSVVYGNGPGTAVEGNDPRLAAAAQAIRNGTEPQDASFAVAGTGQVLGRLTANAEVFLDASASAKDTVPLLRVRNSVSGTNEPTWDKYRVFTVDSAGGLLARGEQGIGTIPLTGPGDRMMWHPFKAAFRVGHADTEWDEANIGFVSFAGGNKTLASAYGTVAFGDQCTASGVVAACMGSTNTASGTASFTAGASNVASGFTSMAVGYTSTATGQGSVALGYRNSANADYSMALGQRAASGGFKGSFIWADNSITDSVVANTASNQFLARASGGFRFRTNSTLSTGCDLPAGSGVFSCTSDRATKEDFRRVDAEAVLAKVAAMPVDSWRYKSEADGVRHVGPVAQDFRAAFGLGADDKSIGLLDIDGVNMVAIQALARRTEELNAKSAEVDALKAQMAELQRGLSRLEAAVRAQGVKP
- a CDS encoding DUF2804 domain-containing protein, with translation MTLEREREALLPFAPTSVASTEGEPRFGTYQGELPEVDLPRLLGKWAPGRTTRLLKRKRWHYTFVATQEVAALFAVVDLGYTANAFAVAVDLQEKKPLCDVSFLGVPGPLAEVSDKPGAGLVAAFRTLGGRMSVKRGEADERYQVEVDVSRMRTQSLQTFQWNGELLVAGGPPALTVIAPVEGDGLVNVTQKRSGLLAFGSLEAGGRRFRLDGGVGGMDYTQGYLARHTAWRWAFAAGRLADGTPVGLNLVEGFNEGATEANENAVWLGDRLYPVGRARFEYDAKELLDPWRLTTADGAVDLRFKPIYVHREERNLRLVVSHFAQPVGFFEGTLRVGGQELRVSSLPGVTEDQDMLW
- a CDS encoding phosphoenolpyruvate kinase; protein product: MKTTLTPEATAASREALRRANAAFTQAYPGESSRRQPVHTVYGGAHLFRANTARKMGDLALAALRDYATDGSQLAHGLGLPQRGGFAQRVHDRVVDKLQREPVEDFRIDFEDGYGHRPDAEEDAHAVSAATEVARGLEQGSLPPFIGIRVKSFTEELYARASRTLDIFVTALLEQSGGRLPPSFVVTLPKVTVPDQVTALAKLLSELESAHHLSPGALTLELMVETPQALFDARGRPHLRSLVEAGEGRCSHVHLGVYDYTAALGISAHMQHMLHPACDSLRDTVQVLLAGSGVRLSDGATNVMPVGPHRKQGDAELLPTQRRENTDAVHRAWQVAYRHTRHSLERGYYQGWDLHPAQLPVRYAAVYAFFLEGLEPASQRLKAFVDKAAQATLLGDVFDDAATGQGLLNFFLRGLACGALTEDEARASGLTLEELRSRSFRAIVQGRASR